A stretch of the Bacillus sp. B-jedd genome encodes the following:
- a CDS encoding zinc-dependent alcohol dehydrogenase, whose amino-acid sequence MKAVTYQGIKDVEVKEVADPKIEKDDDIIIKVTTSAICGSDLHLIHGMIPNTPADFIIGHEPLGIVEETGPNVTKVKKGDRVIIPFNVACGHCWYCEHDLTSQCDNSNPHGDGGGFFGYSETFGGHPGGQAQYMKVPYGNFTPFKIPEDCEVEDEKLVLIADAMSTAYWSVDHAGVKAGDTVIVLGCGPVGLLAQKFAWMKGAERVIAVDYIDYRLEHARRTNKVETVNFEKYENTGEYLQELTKGGANIVIDAVGMDGKMTPMEFLATGLKLQGGALGPVIMASQAVRKGGTVQITGAYGARYNAFPLGDFFNRNIDIKMGQAPVIPYMPYLYDLVAKGKVDPGDIVTHVIPLAEAKRGYELFDTRTDNCIKVVLKPN is encoded by the coding sequence GGATCCCAAAATTGAAAAAGACGATGATATTATCATCAAAGTAACGACTTCAGCGATTTGCGGATCGGATCTCCATCTTATACACGGAATGATTCCGAATACACCGGCTGACTTCATCATTGGCCACGAACCTTTGGGAATAGTCGAAGAAACAGGCCCAAATGTAACAAAGGTTAAAAAAGGGGACAGAGTGATTATTCCCTTCAATGTCGCCTGCGGCCATTGCTGGTACTGCGAGCATGACCTGACAAGCCAGTGTGACAATTCCAATCCTCACGGGGACGGCGGTGGTTTTTTCGGTTACTCCGAGACTTTCGGCGGCCATCCCGGAGGCCAAGCACAGTATATGAAAGTTCCCTATGGCAATTTCACTCCTTTCAAAATTCCAGAAGACTGTGAAGTTGAAGATGAAAAGTTGGTTTTAATAGCAGACGCGATGTCGACAGCATACTGGTCGGTTGATCATGCGGGAGTTAAAGCAGGCGACACAGTCATTGTGCTCGGATGCGGCCCTGTAGGCTTATTGGCGCAAAAGTTTGCCTGGATGAAAGGCGCGGAGCGGGTCATTGCCGTCGATTATATCGATTATAGGCTGGAACATGCCAGAAGGACGAATAAAGTTGAAACAGTCAATTTTGAGAAGTATGAAAATACCGGGGAATATTTGCAAGAATTAACAAAGGGCGGTGCTAATATTGTCATTGATGCCGTCGGGATGGACGGAAAAATGACTCCAATGGAATTTTTGGCTACAGGCCTGAAGCTGCAGGGTGGTGCCCTTGGCCCGGTCATCATGGCCTCCCAGGCTGTAAGAAAAGGAGGGACTGTCCAAATTACCGGTGCCTACGGAGCAAGATATAACGCTTTTCCTTTAGGGGATTTTTTCAACCGGAATATAGACATTAAAATGGGCCAGGCGCCCGTCATCCCTTACATGCCTTATTTGTACGACCTCGTTGCAAAGGGGAAGGTGGACCCCGGCGATATTGTCACACACGTCATCCCGCTAGCCGAAGCAAAAAGAGGATATGAATTGTTTGATACAAGGACGGATAATTGCATTAAAGTGGTGTTAAAACCAAATTAA
- a CDS encoding mechanosensitive ion channel family protein, with product MKDLLLVFEDITLTRILLFLFYTGLILFTNWIIKGIAKVVAIRKPGLNKRYIPAVNSLLNWLTFYSIVLLFVLHFYETDWMFKPLYSKGGVDVTFFLIITAFMIVSFANRMVKLFTKYVLTNMYEHYNIDRGLGYTISQIIYYLVMIAALAFSFTRVGIDLTALGAIFGVLGIGIGFGMRNVAGNFVSGIIMLFERPVEVGEVIEIDDKVGRVEKIRLRSTLVRTAKEGTLIIPNQYFIEHIIKNRTTAEMRAIVKVSVSFGSDSRIVQQLLEDAVDNVKKYYTGILESPNQEIRFVEFRNSAMDFQIELPVVNFEIKEMVESELRHSISKLLNQSEIRLPAIVTEAEKEG from the coding sequence ATGAAAGATTTGTTGTTGGTTTTTGAGGATATTACTTTAACGAGAATTCTTCTTTTCTTATTTTATACAGGATTGATTCTTTTCACTAATTGGATCATAAAAGGTATTGCAAAAGTAGTTGCGATCAGGAAGCCCGGACTTAACAAACGGTATATTCCTGCTGTAAATTCCCTATTAAATTGGCTAACTTTTTATTCCATTGTTTTACTATTTGTATTACATTTTTACGAAACGGATTGGATGTTCAAGCCTCTCTACTCAAAAGGCGGGGTTGACGTTACCTTTTTTTTGATCATTACAGCCTTCATGATTGTCAGTTTTGCAAATAGGATGGTAAAACTGTTTACGAAATACGTCCTTACTAATATGTATGAACATTACAATATTGACAGGGGACTTGGGTATACAATCAGCCAAATCATCTATTACCTCGTTATGATTGCGGCCCTCGCTTTCAGTTTTACTCGCGTTGGGATAGATTTGACCGCACTTGGTGCCATTTTCGGCGTCTTGGGCATTGGAATCGGTTTCGGGATGAGAAATGTAGCCGGGAACTTTGTTTCCGGTATTATTATGCTTTTTGAAAGGCCGGTTGAAGTAGGCGAAGTTATTGAAATTGACGATAAGGTTGGCAGGGTCGAAAAAATCCGCTTACGATCCACCCTTGTCCGGACGGCAAAGGAAGGCACACTCATCATCCCGAATCAGTATTTCATCGAGCATATCATCAAAAACAGAACGACGGCGGAGATGAGAGCGATCGTCAAGGTAAGCGTGAGCTTTGGCTCGGACTCGAGAATAGTTCAACAACTGCTTGAAGATGCGGTTGATAACGTGAAGAAATATTACACGGGTATCCTTGAATCGCCGAACCAGGAAATAAGGTTTGTGGAATTCAGGAACAGTGCGATGGATTTTCAAATTGAACTTCCGGTTGTGAATTTTGAAATAAAAGAAATGGTTGAAAGCGAATTGCGCCATTCAATTTCTAAATTGTTAAATCAAAGTGAGATAAGGTTGCCGGCCATCGTTACCGAGGCGGAAAAAGAAGGGTAA
- a CDS encoding DUF2188 domain-containing protein, whose product MADKKNDHIHSKEQAEYFKDRAGTEEARFHVVPHDEEGWVVKREGQDKPEMTTDSRSEAVKEAKKLAEEAGTMAYIHNKEGRIEEQHNYQD is encoded by the coding sequence ATGGCAGATAAAAAGAATGACCATATCCATTCAAAGGAACAAGCCGAATATTTTAAAGACCGTGCCGGGACTGAAGAAGCACGATTTCATGTGGTGCCGCATGATGAGGAAGGTTGGGTAGTAAAACGCGAAGGACAGGACAAGCCAGAAATGACGACTGATTCGAGGTCAGAGGCTGTCAAAGAAGCGAAAAAGCTTGCCGAGGAAGCTGGAACAATGGCCTATATCCATAACAAAGAAGGCAGAATTGAGGAACAGCATAATTACCAGGACTAG